The Oryctolagus cuniculus chromosome 5, mOryCun1.1, whole genome shotgun sequence genome includes a region encoding these proteins:
- the NRSN1 gene encoding neurensin-1, producing the protein MSSCGNVCGSKQAQAAPEGGYQRYGVRSYLHQFYEDCTASIWEYEDDFQIQRSPNRWSSVFWKVGLISGTVFVVLGLTVLAVGFLVPPKIEAFGEADFVVVDSHAVQFNGALDMCKLAGAVLFCIGGTSMAGCLLMSVFAKGYSKEEKFLQQKFKERIADIKAHSQPITKAPGPGETKIPVTLSRVQNVQPLSAT; encoded by the exons ATGAGTTCTTGCGGTAACGTCTGCGGGTCCAAGCAAGCACAGGCTGCCCCCGAGGGCGGGTACCAGCGCTATGGAGTCCGATCCTACCTGCACCAGTTTTATGAAGACTGTACCGCCTCCATCTGGGAGTATGAGGACGATTTCCAGATCCAGAGATCACCTAACAGGTGGAGTTCCGTGTTCTGGAAG GTCGGACTCATCTCAGGCACAGTCTTCGTGGTTCTCGGACTGACTGTTCTGGCAGTGGGCTTTCTCGTGCCCCCCAAAATCGAGGCCTTTGGCGAAGCAGATTTTGTGGTGGTCGACTCGCACGCAGTCCAGTTTAACGGTGCCCTCGACATGTGCAAGCTGGCAGGAGCCGTTCTCTTCTGCATTGGGGGCACGTCAATGGCTGGGTGCCTACTGATGTCAGTGTTTGCAAAAGGCTACTCcaaagaagagaaattcctcCAGCAAAAGTTTAAAGAGCGAATCGCAGACATCAAGGCCCACAGCCAACCCATTACAAAAGCTCCGGGCCCAGGGGAGACAAAGATTCCAGTCACTTTGTCCAGGGTTCAAAACGTCCAGCCTCTCTCGGCAACCTGA